The Vigna unguiculata cultivar IT97K-499-35 chromosome 11, ASM411807v1, whole genome shotgun sequence genomic sequence TctctaatttagttttattgtgTGTGAGTTATGATATgtattcaaatatatatgtaaGAGTTGAGATATATAGGTTACTTGGATTTAATATAACAAGTTCAGATATTTTGAGAACATTATCTAAACTGAACTCATTTATGCACGTGATCGTATTTGTGTGGTTAAGAGTGAACGACACCTACTGAAGTAAAGTCATTGTGAAGAAAATAGATCTCACCTTGACTCTCTGCTTTACCTTCACCACAATTTTTCACAATCCTTTCTTCCCTTTCATTCGGCCACTTTCCCTTCCAACCATGCCAGTCCTTGAAACACTTGGCGGTGCTCTGTTTGGAGCTGTTCTTCAGGTGCTATTTGACAAGCTGGATTCTGATCAAGTTCTGGGTTTCTTTCGTGGGAGAAATCTCGAAGAGAAGCTACTGAAAAAGTTAAAGAGAAAGTTGATGGATGTGAATGCTGTGATAGATGATGCAGAGCAAAAGCAGTTCAGTAATTCATTGGTCAGAGAATGGCTTGATGAGCTCAGAGACGTCTTGTATGATGCAGAGGATCTGTTGGAGCAAATAGACTATGAGTACTCCAAGACTAAGTTGGAAGCTGAATTCCATACCAGTTCAAGCAAGGTACACAGTTTTGAATCCAAGATCATAGCACTCCGAGATGATCTAAAATCTCTTTTGAAACAAAAGATTGTTGaagatttcaaaatttgtatTAGTGTTAGATCTGGGTTGGGTAATAAAGTGTCGGAGAAAAGAAATGAATCATCGTCGTTGGTGGCTGAAGAGGTTATATTTGGTAGAGAAGAGGAGAAAGAGATGATCTTCAGTTGGCTGACATCTGAGACCAATGATAATAATGTGTCAATACTTTCTATCGTGGGTATGGGTGGGATAGGTAAGACCACACTTGCTCAACATGTATATGATGATCCAAAGACGAAGGAAGctaaatttgatgaaaaagcTTGGGTTTGCGTTTCCGatgaatttgatgttttgaagGTATCAAAAGCAATTATTGGAGCTTTCACTGAATCAAAAGATGATAGTGAAGACCTACAAATGGCTCatggaaaattgaaaaataaattatcggGAAGGAAGTTTCTCCTCGTCCTGGATAATGTGTGGAACGAAGACCGAAATCAATGGAAATCATTGCAAACTCCTCTTAAATATGGGGCTAAGGGAAGTAAAATTCTTGTCACAACACGCAGTAACAAAGTTGCTTCTGCTATGGGGTCAAACAATACGCACGAACTAAAGCAATTAGGAGAAGATCACAGTTGGCAAGTTTTTGCTAAACATGCATTCCAAGATGAAAATTGTGAGTTGAAGGAGATTGGCATGGAGATAGTTGAAAAGTGCAAAGGATTGCCTCTAGCCCTTGAAACGCTAGGATGTCTTTTGCGCACAAAGTCATCTGTTTCGGATTGGGAAGGTGTATTGAGAAGCAACATATGGGACTTGCCGATAGAAAATAGTAAAATCATGCCCGCTTTGTTGTTGAGTTACTACCATCTTCCTTCTTATCTTAAGAGATGTTTTGCTTACTGTGCCTTATACCCCAAAGACTATAAGTTTGACAAGGAGAGCTTCATTCTGTTATGGATGGCTCAAAATTTTCTACATTGCTCTCAAGAAAGTAAGTCTCTAGAAGATGTGGGTGAACATTACTTCAATGATCTATTATCAAGGTCATTCTTTCAACAAATAATTACCGACATCGAAACATATTTTGTCATGCACGACCTTCTCAATGACTTAGCAAAATATGTTTCTGGTGTAATCTGCTATAACTTAGTTGACAGAGAAGAAAGAATATCAAGGAAAACCCGTCACTTTGTAATGGTATTCGATGATGTTCAATATCATGAGAGTTTACATGATGCTAAAGGGCTACGGACATTTATATCCATTTCAGAGTACTATATGATTTCAATACAAGAGTTGATCTCCAGCTTTAAGTTCTTACGGGTCTTATCTTTGTCTGAATGTTCTGAGGTGCCTGACACTATAGGGGATCTTATACATCTTTGCTCGTTAGACTTTTCAGGTGCCCGCATATCGAGACTTCCCGACTCAATATCATCACTCTATAACTTGCAAGTTTTGAAGCTGAACGAGTGTTCCTATTTGACGGAGTTGCCCTCCAGTTTGTATGAACTTACCAATTTGCGTCGCCTTGAACTTATTGGAACTACTTTAAGAAAGGTTCCACCGCTTTTAGGAGATTTGAAGAATTTTCAGGTATGGATGGATAAGTTTCATGTTGGAAAAAGTTGTGAGTTCAGTATTCACCACCTACAAGAAGTTGATCATCATGGAGAGTTGTCAGTTAGAAATCTTGAGAATATGGTGAACTGTTGTGCATTGGTAGCTGATTTCAAGAATAAAACACATCTTGCGGGGCTAAGATTAGAATGGGATTTGGAGCGGAACATTGAAGATTCAACAACAGAAAGAGAAGTACTTGAGAATCTGCAACCTTCCAGACATTTGGAGCAGTTGTCTATCAATGGTTATGGTGGCACACAATTTCCACATTGGTTATGTGATAATTCTCTATTGAATATGGTGTCCCTAACCTTGAAGCACTGTAAACATTGCCTATGGCTGCCTTCCCTTGGACTTTTGACATTTCTGAAGCACTTGACTATTGAGGACCTTGATTGGATAGAGAGCATAGATGTTGACTTTTATGGGAATAGCTCTTGGGCATTTGCATCCTTGGAAATGTTGAGCTTTACTAATATGAAGGAATGGAAAGAATGGCGATGTATGCTAGGTGCTTTTTGTTGGATttcttggcaagcgtaccaaaagtcaactctagtataatgatttaaagtaggagtgtcgaacccacgaggaacggattcagtgaaaataattaattatctcactcagcatatatatacaaaaattttaatttgatttgacattgactattgtataaaattaatacaatgaaagcggaaaagtttagaaaaatacagtaacaaaactgggattgaatttcatctatctcccttgtctgtaatctggatgaatataacaataacatctgaaaataccaatattgatgcacactcaaaaatcatttataccgatccctcgcatataaaattcataagattaattccctgaatattgattcctcacatattcaacgAACTATCCAGCATTAGGATTGAGTGctaaaagcaattgatatattgagatctattcctagcatcacagtatatcaagtatcattgttcaaatcagattttcagaaatactttccagtcaATTCTAAAAATCAAcatcaaaacatctattgatcagatagaagtaagcattaaaagcagaacaataataccaatattgagtaaaacagaaatgctatatatatatatatatatcactagaTTACATCCAATCCCAAAGgagaagattagccactcatgaTAGTCAACCAAATCCTATTAacttaagaagaagaagaaaataagaaactGTCTTTCGTAGATTGCAGCTCCAGATCTGTGTTCCTCTCCAAAATTTCCAAGCTTTTCCTCCTTTCTGATGCAAGGAGAGTTTATATCCGtgaaggtctcgctcaagcgacatgagtcttgcttgagcgagataGCATTCTGAACTGAAgaaaggatctcgcttaggcgagattggcaaCATCtaatctcgcttgggcgagattgtCGGCAAGAGAGGTTCTCCACTGCacgaactctcgcttaagcgagatccagcgccgcttaagcgagaaaggctttagcttaggcgagaatgctTTGGTTTGAGCGACCTTGACAGCATTCCTTCcctattttctctatttcttgctttctccttcactcttcttgagttctccttaatctttcctgaaaaacacataaaataggatcaaatgatttctttaaatcaaaacttggaagcatgtgattgaaacttagatttagggagaatcaatatgaaatgaacacaaatttaaagCATAAGTGCCAGAGTTTATTATGAATCTTTACTaaattttggcacttatcaactCCCCCCAACCTAGCatcttgcttgtcctcaagcaaagtAACAAGATCAACAGCCATTTAAAACTAAAACTGAAATTGGTTATTGAGAAATCATTTTCACAGTTCCTTACTAGACAACTTTTGCATTCCAACCCACAGATTCAAATTCAGAAGCAAATGGTGAATCCAATTATCAACAACAGTAGGATAAAAGTGCAGCCAATTTTTCAGGAAAACTAATTGTAATAACAAGTGATTATAACCAAGGAAATTCTCTTTTAAATCTCACAGGCATGTGTCTCTCTCATTTTCCACTGAAtttcaacaaatcaaaattgCTAGTCATTTTCAATCCAACTACAAACACATAATCATCATGGATCTTAAggtcttttcaaggttgtaatgaggCTAAGCTTTCAAGAATAATGGTTTTTCAAGATCACAAAAGCACAACTTAGAAAAGAGAGCATAGCTACAATTCAAACCCAATTTCAATTCTACTCTCCATTCCTCACAATTAAGACCTCAATACACCAAGTTTCTTTTTCAATCATAATCCACTCTTatctctttttgttcttttcatttttttaagtaaatatataCGATCTTACACAATAATAAAGAGTGAATTATGATACTTAGTCTTTTTCTTCCTTAAGTGCAATTCTACCAACCAATTACCCTTACAGTTGAAAAATGCACCTAAGCTTTCTATCCCTAAGTGTGCAAAGGGAAAGGATAataattcaagttaaggttaaggtgcataattcaaacaattaggCTCAAATGGGCTATCAACAAAGGATGATTATTTACAGGTTGGCTATTTAGCACTGagttataaatttaacaaaattgcCATAATCCTTTCCATGCTTCAAATGTGATGTTATCAAATGAAAACTCAAGCAATATCAATTTATCAACAGACATTGAAAACACTCAAGCTGTTTAAGGATTCACAAACTCACTGGGTTTTCTAGTTTATTTCCTTGGTATTTCACTTGTTGTTACAACTGATTATCTTGACTAACTATGCAGCACTAATATCCTAATCTtgtttaattatgaattcaaccaatttttttttacctctaTGTTCAGTTAAGTCAGTTGTTCTAGACTCAGGATACTTACTGAAATCAGGTTTCTCTTTAACCAATTAGCTCAAGaaagattttgaaattaattccCAAAGCATTTTAGCTGTCTCTAATTATTATGCACAAAATACTAAGCCACAAGTAAagttaaacaattaattaactaaataatataacattCTAGCCAAAACAAATAAAGCAAAATAGTAGTCATTACATACATACtgcaaaatactaaaagaaaaagaaagaaaaaaaatgatgaaaccCTATTTATAGAGTTTTGAAGGGTGGAATGGTGTTGTGAATCAATCCCCTCCAAAATCAATCTCATCCTCAATGTTTGCTTCATCTATGTCAGCAACTCCTGATGGTCCCTCACCTGCAGCAGGTCCACTTCCCCCCGGGAAAATAGGATTGTCCCTAGGCCACTGTAGATAAGTGTAGAATTTTGGTGGAGTCATGCCTGGGTATGGTCCGCGGACATTCTGATAGAGGTACTCCTGAAGGTGGAGTTATCCTCTATGAATAGAAGCATTTTGCTGGTGAGTATGCTCCATCTGCAACCTCAAATATCTCATCTGCTCAAGCAATTCATTATTCATGTTGAGCTGAGGTTGCTGTGTGGACCCTGTTTGTTGTTCTTCTCTTGCTGGTTGTTCTTTAGCTGGTTGGTCTTCAGCTTGTTGGTCCAGCTGAGGCTCTTCTTGCTGCTCCAAGTCCTCTTAGTGGGTACAAAAATGTTCAATGAATCTCTTGGTAATTGAAGGTCTTGTCTTTTCAGTTAGGTCTACCTCTACCCCTTGTTCTTGGCACATAGCTGTGATCAAAGCCGGAAAACCCAAAGCACTTTTTGCCTTGTCATTCCTACTGTTGACTTCGTATCTCACAAATTTGTGGATTTCTTCAGATATAATTGTGGCAACGTCAACAGTGAGATCCTCCCTCATTATGCAACAAAGGAGATGACATCTAGGAACGTTCAAGTCTGACACATGGCCAATGGGCACTATGTTTGCAAGTAAGAATGTGGTCCAGACTTGAGCTAAGGTTTTCATATCCCCTCTT encodes the following:
- the LOC114169415 gene encoding putative disease resistance RPP13-like protein 1 — protein: MPVLETLGGALFGAVLQVLFDKLDSDQVLGFFRGRNLEEKLLKKLKRKLMDVNAVIDDAEQKQFSNSLVREWLDELRDVLYDAEDLLEQIDYEYSKTKLEAEFHTSSSKVHSFESKIIALRDDLKSLLKQKIVEDFKICISVRSGLGNKVSEKRNESSSLVAEEVIFGREEEKEMIFSWLTSETNDNNVSILSIVGMGGIGKTTLAQHVYDDPKTKEAKFDEKAWVCVSDEFDVLKVSKAIIGAFTESKDDSEDLQMAHGKLKNKLSGRKFLLVLDNVWNEDRNQWKSLQTPLKYGAKGSKILVTTRSNKVASAMGSNNTHELKQLGEDHSWQVFAKHAFQDENCELKEIGMEIVEKCKGLPLALETLGCLLRTKSSVSDWEGVLRSNIWDLPIENSKIMPALLLSYYHLPSYLKRCFAYCALYPKDYKFDKESFILLWMAQNFLHCSQESKSLEDVGEHYFNDLLSRSFFQQIITDIETYFVMHDLLNDLAKYVSGVICYNLVDREERISRKTRHFVMVFDDVQYHESLHDAKGLRTFISISEYYMISIQELISSFKFLRVLSLSECSEVPDTIGDLIHLCSLDFSGARISRLPDSISSLYNLQVLKLNECSYLTELPSSLYELTNLRRLELIGTTLRKVPPLLGDLKNFQVWMDKFHVGKSCEFSIHHLQEVDHHGELSVRNLENMVNCCALVADFKNKTHLAGLRLEWDLERNIEDSTTEREVLENLQPSRHLEQLSINGYGGTQFPHWLCDNSLLNMVSLTLKHCKHCLWLPSLGLLTFLKHLTIEDLDWIESIDVDFYGNSSWAFASLEMLSFTNMKEWKEWRCMLGAFCWISWQAYQKSTLV